The following nucleotide sequence is from Paenibacillus andongensis.
ATTTTAAGCTGAGAATTTCTTAATTGTTCACAGCTTTTTCGTATTCGCATGCTTTGAAGATAGTTATGATAGCTTTGGTTTGTATGCTGTTTGAATAAGCGCTGTAAATGCCTCTCGCTCCACTGAAATTTTTCGGTCAAATGGGATAAGGTGAGTTCCATCGCGTAATGTTGTTCGATATATAGAAGAACTTGCATGAATCGATCTTGTTTACTTGGAAGTGCCTTATTTTCATTATGTTTAAAACGGTGCATCGTGACAATCAACTGTAGAAGAAGACTGTTTAAATAGGTTGAAGAACCGCTTTGAGACAGAGAATATTCCCGATAAAGGGAAAGAAACAGCTTCTCTATCGCAGCATCGACATCCGAAACCGAATAATAACGGAGCCCTGCTTGTTTTAACTCTTCCATTAAAGTAAGGATCGGTTTATCCGTGACGGAAGGCATTAAGCTCTCGATGAGCTCTGGTGTAAATATGCAGTTGTAAATAATTAGCGGTTCTTTGACTATATCTGCGGATGCGGGGCGAAATACATGAGAGACCCCTATTGGGATGACAAATAACTGACCTGGAGATATGCGCTCGACCTCGTTTTCAACATAATGAAAGCCTCTACCCTCCATCACATAGGCCAGCTCTATAAATTCATGCGAATGTTGCGACAAGCGAAAAGCTTCTGTCTCCCGATTGACGTAAAGCTTCAAATCATGACGGAAAAAGCGTTCCCCTTTGAGTGTTTGCTTCGAATGCTTCATCCATTGTTCTCCATTTTCCAATAAAATGTCTATTCTACCGGTATTGAATGTCCTTTATGCCAAGATAAAAAGAAACAGGTTTTCTCTTATTATTATAATGGAAATCAAAAAAGGGGTAAATCAAACATAGTTATCAGAAAGGTGTGAGCCATCATGTCAATCGTTAAAAAACTGCGTTGCGAATACAAAGAGAATCCGATCGGAATTGATTGTAGGCAACCCAGAATTAGCTGGCAGATTCAGTCCGATAAACGCTCATGGCTTCAAGCAGCTTATCACATACAAATTTCGCAGGATATCGAATTTAAGAACCTCCTCTGGAATTCAGAGAAAGTCCTCTCAAATCAATCCGTTCACGTCGAGATTCACAATTTGGTAGTAGAAAAATACAAGCGCTATTATTACCGTGTCAAAGTTTGGAGTGATCAAGGCGAACAGACAGATTGGTCCGATATCGCTTATTGGGAAATGGGATTGCTTCAATCCAGTGATTGGATAGCCGATTGGATCAGCGCTCCGACTGAGCAATTCCCTCTGGAAACAGAGATATGTCCGTTACTCCGACATACGTTTCAGGTGAATGGTCATGTACAACGTGCTCGAATCTATGCGACTAGCTTGGGGCTATATGAAATGAAATTGAACGGCTTAAACGTGGGAGAACAGGCTTTCGCTCCCGGCTGGACCAGCTATAAACATCGTCTTCAGTATCAGACTTATGAGGTAACGGACTTATTGACAAACGGAGGAAATGCGATCGGTGTCATGCTTGGAAATGGGTGGTATAAAGGGAAATTAACTGGGCGTGAAAAGAAAAATATGTACGGAGATCGTACGGCCTTTCTCATGCAGCTGCACATTCAGTTTACAGATGGAACAGAAGAAATTATAACATCCAGCCCAAGTTGGCGAGCAGCTGAAAGTCCCGTCTTAATGTCCGAAATTTATCATGGGGAGACCTATGACGCTCGCTTAGAGAAAATAAATTGGAGTACGGCAGCCTATGATGATGCGGATTGGTTTCCTGTGGAGCTGCTACAGCACTCAAAAGATATGGTGGTGGCACAAGAAAACGAGCCTGTTCGCAAAATCGAAGAAATCTCCCCAATTGCCCTCATCACAACACCGTCTGGAGAAACGGTCATCGACATGGGACAAAATATGGTCGGATGGGTACGTTTTACGATTCAAGGCCAGTCAGGTCAGGAAGTGACGCTGCAGCATGCTGAAGTCCTGGATCAGGAAGGCAACTTCTATACGGATAATTTGCGAAACGCGAAACAAGCCATCCGATACGTGTTAAAAGGTGGAGAACCTGAAGTCTATGAGCCTCATTTCACCTTTCAAGGATTCCGTTATGTGAAGCTCGCCGGTTTTGGCGAGTCTATTCAGCTTGCCAACTTTACTAGTATTGTTCTTCATTCCGCTATGGAACGCACAGGCTATTTTCAATGCTCGGATCCGTTAATCAATCAGCTGCAGCACAATATCCTCTGGGGTCAGAAAGGCAACTTTCTTGATGTGCCGACCGATTGTCCGCAGCGGGATGAACGTTTGGGATGGACGGGAGACGCTCACATGTTTATCCGTACCTCCGCTTTTTTAATGAATGTAGCCCCATTTTTCAGCAAATGGTTGCATGACTTAGAAGCCGACCAGTTAGAAAATGGAGGTGTTCCCTTCGTTATTCCGCATGTATTGAGTGAAAACAGTCATTCGTCAGCCGCTTGGGGAGACGCAGCCGTTATATGTCCGTGGGTCATTTATCAATGTTATGGTGATAAGCGGATTCTGGAACAGCAATATGAGAGCATGAAAGCATGGGTATCCTATATACGCAAACAAGGTGAGAATGAATTCCTTTGGAATACTGGCTTCCATTTTGGCGATTGGTTAGCTTTGGACGCGAAGCCAGATAGCTATATTGGCGCCACGGATCGAGACTTTATCGCAACGGCTTTCTATGCCTACTCCGTTTCATTGCTCGCGAAAACAGCAAAAGTGTTATCAAAGGAAGCCGATTGGGAATTATATACGCGCTTATACGCTCAAGTACGTCATGCTTTTCAGCACGAGTTTGTCACCCCATCTGGAAAGCTATCTGTCCCTACACAGACTGCCAACGTATTGGCGCTCATGTTCGATCTTCTGGATGGAACCGCAAAGGAGCGAGCGGTCAAAAAGCTTTTGGAGCTCTTAGAAGAAAGCAAGTTCCATTTGACCACCGGCTTCGTCGGAACTCCTTATTTGAATCTCGTCTTAAGCCAAATTGGCCATACGGAATCGGCGTATAAATTATTGTTTCAACAAGATTATCCATCCTGGCTCTACCAAGTTACCAAAGGGGCCACCACGATATGGGAGCATTGGGATGGCATCAAGGAAGACGGCAGTTTCTGGAGCAGGGACATGAACTCGTTCAATCACTACGCTTACGGCGCGATTGGCGAATGGTTGTACCGCTGTGTTGCCGGTATTGATGTAGATGAAGATGCACCGGGTTATAAGCATATTCATATCAAACCTCAGCCAGGTCCAGGATTAACTTGGGCAGAAGCGAAGCTGGATTCTATGTATGGATGGATTCACACTGAATGGCGGCAGTTAAGCGAGCATGCAATGGGAATTACGCTAAGTATTCCTCCGAATACGACGGCCTCAGTCCTTCTTCCGAATGCTAGAGAAACAAACCTTCGCGAGAATGGCGAATTGCTTGAACAAACCACTGGCATTAGGGGAATTAGGCAAACAGAATCAGGTGTATCACTGACACTTGGTTCAGGGACGTATCGTTTTACTTATTAAAGGTATAGACCCTCGCAGACAGAACTTCAAAATTTCGATTTTGGCCTCGTTCAACAGCATCGTGAAAGTAGATGGGCTATATTGGTTAACAATGTCGCAATTTCTACAACAATTCGCACGCCTAAAGGCTCTTTTGCTACTCGAAGTTGCATTTCGTACAACATTTTAGGCCCATTTGCTGAGAAATCGCCAGAATCGGGCTTAATTGTTGCACATTTTACAACATTAAGGGGGAGATGGCGGGATCTAGAAGGAAACTGTTGCACTTTCTATAACATCTTTCAAGCGAGAATATAAATTCATTCACCAGCAACCTCAAGTGAGCATATATGACGTTTGATTCCAATTTAAACACTTCAAGATTGTATGAATGAATCGACGGACGCGATAATCACCACAAAACTACGGAGGAAACAGTATGACATTTACGATTAGCAATTTAACGGATAACAGCAATGTCGAGATCAAAGAAAAATTGAGATCCTTTAGTGTACTTGAATATAAACAGGATTTGAGCAGCACCACGGTCGCGGACGCACAGTCCAACTTCTACATGAGCAAAAGTAATATGAAAAAAAGGCAAGTCATTATTGAGCTGAACGGTGAGATCATGATGAGCGCCGGTGCGATGCAATATTATGTCGGCAATATCGAGATGATAACAGGGGTAAAAGGAGCGGGGGGCTTATTCCGAAATCTTGTTTCAGGAGCCGTAACCGTGGAAAGTGCGATCAAGCCCGTTTATAAGGGGACAGGCACCATCATGATGGAGCCAACCTTCAAATATTTGTGGCTGATCGATGTCGACAACGATCATATTGTCTTGGATGATGGTCTTTTTTTAGCCTGCGAGACGACGCTGCAAATACAAATGGTATCCCGCAAAAATGTGTCGTCAACTGTTTTGGGAGGAGAAGGATTATTTAATCTTAGCGCCAAAGGCAAGGGAGTGCTCGTATTGGAAGCGCCGATCCCGTCGGAAGAAGCGGTCATTGTGGAACTGACGAACGATGTCTTGAAAGTGGACGGAAATTTTGCAATGATGTGGTCGCATTCATTAGACTTCACGGTTGAAAGGTCTGGCAAAACGCTGCTCGGATCAGCCACATCTGGTGAGGGGCTTGTCAACGTGTACCGAGGGACGGGTCTCGTTTGGCTAGCGCCGTTATCTTCCTACAAATAAGAGATAATAAAAAGCCAAAGGATTTGGATCATGCTGTATAGGAGCCAATGAGCATTCATTTGTTCCATTTCAGACAACCCAGGTGTCCCTTGGCTTTACATTAGTGATGACAGCCGAAACCATTTAGTAGAGAACCTCGTTGACGGCTGGCACACGTTTTTCCACCCCGAATGACATGCACGTTCACGTCAAGACTGTCCTTTCAGTCTCCGATCCAACATGCCTTGCACGAACCACGCATAAACGGCATACCCCGCTAGTATAGCAACCGCCGTAAGAAGGAAGGGCAGCGAATAATGATTTCCAGCCAAAATATAACCCGCCCAGTATGAGGCGATCGTGTTGCCGATGCTCCGCGATACCGTCCGCATGACTGCGAACAAGTTGCGCTCTTCTTCAGCGACAGCCGACATGCATTCGCTGTCCATCAGGTTGTTTAACATCGTGAAGCCCGTCCCGCGAATGAGCAGCAGTACTGCAAATACGAAGGCCGGCATAGCGAGCGCCATCAACGCCACGACAAACATGTTATACAGAAACAGGAACACGAACGTCTTGCGGCTGCCCCATCTTTCTACAACGTACGGCATAATGATTGAGCCGAGAAAGAAGAAAAATCCGGATAACGCGAGCAAACCGGAGATGTTGCCGTCCTCCATCTGAAACCGGAATTTCAGGATGACGTTCAGGAACGGGCTAAGCAGCCCGAACGTAAAGCCGGAGTTGAAAATAAGCAGCGAAAGCAGCAGCAGAAAATACATCGTTTGCCCTCTCTTCGGCCTGTCCGAAGGCTTCGATGGTTGAATGCCGCTGACATCATCTGCCGCTGCGTTTTTCACCCTTGCATGTGTAGACGGAAGCAGCAATCCCCTTAATATACCTGAGAGTGCTAAGCATCCGCCAGCAACGAAGAATGCAAACTGGTACAACGTGGTATTCCCTGGCAGCCAAACCGGCAAGTAGCCGCCGAGCCATGTGCCAAGGCCGGTAAAAAATGTAAATATGGCGAACAACAACGAATACGCGCTCGTCTCTTCTTTCTTGCTTCGGCAATATTGGAAGATCAACTGAATCTCAGAGTTCACGATCGCTGTAATGCCGAGCGACCAGATGAGCTGCGCTGCGGTAACCGTGCCAAGGCTGGTTCCGAAGCCAAAGAGCACGAGTGACAGGAATGCCAGGAGCATACCGGTGACGAGCATCGTTTTGCGCCCAACGATCTTCACGATGAAACCTGCCGGCAGACTAGCCAGGCCAATTGTCAGAGCACCCATCGACGTTATTCTGCCGATGTCGCTTTTGGAGAAGCCGAGGTCCAAGAGATGTAAATTCAGGATGAGGCCTAAAATGCCCACTCCGATGCCAAACAAGCTTTCGGTCGCGATGAACCGCTTTACTCCAGGAGATAAATCACGAACTAAATTTACGGTATACGTCCACATAGATGCACCTTTCCTATTGCAACACTATGTGCTTTATCTTACATGGCGGCGGCATCCAGTTCAATCCTGTTTCACCGAAAAGAACCAAAATTGAAAGATTGGCCGATTCCACTACCCCAGTCCCCTAGGAAGAATGAGCCTTTCAGTTTCAAAAAATTGCTTCAACTGTTCATACGGGCGAATGATGATTTGCATATGAGATCACACTCCTCTTTGATTCTTCAATGCTTGCAGCAAGTAGAAATTGAGCAAGATAGTAGGAGATCATCACTCCGTAACCCGCCCATGGAACTGAAGAGACAAACATATTCCAAGCAAGCAGCGAATCAGACATGAAGAATATAATTGCACCTGCTATGGCAATCCAACTCCTACTAATAACTGCGCTCCAAATCATCATAGAAATTACGATGACATAAACCAACACCGGAATCCATAATCCAGCATTTCCACCTGCAAGCATGCCTTCTTGGAGTCCGCGTAGCAACAAAAAGGAGTATGCCATAATCGGAATAAGAGCAAGTAAATGGAAGGGAGAAAAACGCCAACGAGTCGCAAAAGCAGCGACATATGCAAGATGTGCGACTAAAAAAGCGACCAACCCAAACGTAAACCATTGGTTACCTGACAACAATAAGAAGCTATCACCAATGGCGGAGAGGAATAACCCCGCAATGATTAGATTTTTATAGGGTTTGGCTGCATTTCGCATTGTTGCCGCCAGTACGATCATAAGAATGATAGTGCCTGGCTTTAAGATCCAACGCATCGTCATATTTTCACCTGATAATGCAAAAAGGTAACCTAGGCCTGAAAAAATAATAGCGACTATTAATAATTTTCTATACATGGCAATACCTCCAAATCCCTGTACTTATATCGCTATATGTGCAGCGCCTCCAGCAGCTTGTAGATCATCGCTGCTGCTTCCGCTCTTGTTGCCGCATTGTTAGAACGAAACGTACCGTCCTCGAAACCGTTCAATATGCCCGCTGAAACGGCGGCGGCAACTGACGGCTTAGCCCAAACCGGAATGTCAGTCTCATCCTTAAATCGAATCGCTTTGCTGGCAGCTGGCGCGACTTCCGTCTGAAGCGCCTTGGCGATGAGTACCGCCATCTCCGATCTCGTAATCGTCTGGTCCGGCTTGAACAGCGTTGCGCTGTTCTCCTCATAGCCATGGATGTAGCCTGCTTTCACAGCAGCGACTACAGCAGATTTCGCCCACACAGGAATAGCGCTGTTATCGGAAAAAGTTATCGCGCTATCACTTATCGGCAGCCCAAGCGCTTCTACGAACATCTTGGTAAACTGTACCCGCGTTACCTTTTCCTCGGGACGGAACGTGTGATCCGGATAGCCCGATGTCACTTTCATACCGATAAGACGATCCGTATATATCGCTGCCCAATGACCCGCCATATCCGAAAACATCTTCGGCTCATAAACAAATACGGCAAACTTCGTGAAATGATTGACATAAGCTGTTATTGTCCCATCGCTGTTCTGCGTTCTTCCAATAAAAATCCAACGCTGTTGCTGCTCATCGTAATAATACACCGCGCCTCTTAGTCCGTTGACCACATGCCCTGCATCGTAAGTGAATGTCAACTCCACAGGCTTCGCGAATGTACGACCTGTCGTGCTCGTCAATTCAAATGTCGGACTTAATGCTTGCTGACCATTCGCCACTGGGGCCTGATTGTCAGGAACTAGGGCTACCTTGACGGTGCCTTTCGCCGATACAGCTCCCGCAGGTACCGTTACACGAATTCGGTCTTTCAGCTTCACTTCGGCACCTGTGGTCGGACTTACATCGGCTTGCGCACTCGTAACGGGCCCGATGTCCGGATCCGTGCTGCCGCTTGGTCTCGGTATGGCAGACGCCTCAACGATCACGTTAAAAGTGACTCTCGCACTTGCGCTATACGTATCGTATACAACTGCCGTTATGTTGGTCGAGCCAACTGACTGAGGTATAATTCTCAATTCTCCGTTGTTCACGGTAAGATTCACGACGCCAGGAGTCTGGGCACTCGCTGAGCCGATTTTTAGTTGATCTCCCGTATCCGCATCACTAGCCAAATCATTCCCATGCAATGTAATTCCATTCGGCGTACTGATGGTTTTATCGCTAACCGAAATGGCAGTCGCTTCATGATTGATCGGGATGTCTTTGAACCCCGATTTCAAGGAAATTTGAAACGAATCCAAATTGGCGATTTCCAGCTGAGCCGCGCTAGCATTGAGCGGATCGGGAGCTAGCGTGAAAGTAACCAAGCCGCCACTTGCGCTTTTTGAATAGCCGCTTTCATAAGCCAAGCTTGGTGAGTTGTTAATTTCAAATTTGACATCTGGATTATTGGTGTGC
It contains:
- a CDS encoding helix-turn-helix domain-containing protein → MKHSKQTLKGERFFRHDLKLYVNRETEAFRLSQHSHEFIELAYVMEGRGFHYVENEVERISPGQLFVIPIGVSHVFRPASADIVKEPLIIYNCIFTPELIESLMPSVTDKPILTLMEELKQAGLRYYSVSDVDAAIEKLFLSLYREYSLSQSGSSTYLNSLLLQLIVTMHRFKHNENKALPSKQDRFMQVLLYIEQHYAMELTLSHLTEKFQWSERHLQRLFKQHTNQSYHNYLQSMRIRKSCEQLRNSQLKISRIAESVGYKDINSFIGLFKRMIGQTPSSYRQQFK
- a CDS encoding alpha-L-rhamnosidase yields the protein MSIVKKLRCEYKENPIGIDCRQPRISWQIQSDKRSWLQAAYHIQISQDIEFKNLLWNSEKVLSNQSVHVEIHNLVVEKYKRYYYRVKVWSDQGEQTDWSDIAYWEMGLLQSSDWIADWISAPTEQFPLETEICPLLRHTFQVNGHVQRARIYATSLGLYEMKLNGLNVGEQAFAPGWTSYKHRLQYQTYEVTDLLTNGGNAIGVMLGNGWYKGKLTGREKKNMYGDRTAFLMQLHIQFTDGTEEIITSSPSWRAAESPVLMSEIYHGETYDARLEKINWSTAAYDDADWFPVELLQHSKDMVVAQENEPVRKIEEISPIALITTPSGETVIDMGQNMVGWVRFTIQGQSGQEVTLQHAEVLDQEGNFYTDNLRNAKQAIRYVLKGGEPEVYEPHFTFQGFRYVKLAGFGESIQLANFTSIVLHSAMERTGYFQCSDPLINQLQHNILWGQKGNFLDVPTDCPQRDERLGWTGDAHMFIRTSAFLMNVAPFFSKWLHDLEADQLENGGVPFVIPHVLSENSHSSAAWGDAAVICPWVIYQCYGDKRILEQQYESMKAWVSYIRKQGENEFLWNTGFHFGDWLALDAKPDSYIGATDRDFIATAFYAYSVSLLAKTAKVLSKEADWELYTRLYAQVRHAFQHEFVTPSGKLSVPTQTANVLALMFDLLDGTAKERAVKKLLELLEESKFHLTTGFVGTPYLNLVLSQIGHTESAYKLLFQQDYPSWLYQVTKGATTIWEHWDGIKEDGSFWSRDMNSFNHYAYGAIGEWLYRCVAGIDVDEDAPGYKHIHIKPQPGPGLTWAEAKLDSMYGWIHTEWRQLSEHAMGITLSIPPNTTASVLLPNARETNLRENGELLEQTTGIRGIRQTESGVSLTLGSGTYRFTY
- a CDS encoding AIM24 family protein — encoded protein: MTFTISNLTDNSNVEIKEKLRSFSVLEYKQDLSSTTVADAQSNFYMSKSNMKKRQVIIELNGEIMMSAGAMQYYVGNIEMITGVKGAGGLFRNLVSGAVTVESAIKPVYKGTGTIMMEPTFKYLWLIDVDNDHIVLDDGLFLACETTLQIQMVSRKNVSSTVLGGEGLFNLSAKGKGVLVLEAPIPSEEAVIVELTNDVLKVDGNFAMMWSHSLDFTVERSGKTLLGSATSGEGLVNVYRGTGLVWLAPLSSYK
- a CDS encoding MFS transporter, coding for MWTYTVNLVRDLSPGVKRFIATESLFGIGVGILGLILNLHLLDLGFSKSDIGRITSMGALTIGLASLPAGFIVKIVGRKTMLVTGMLLAFLSLVLFGFGTSLGTVTAAQLIWSLGITAIVNSEIQLIFQYCRSKKEETSAYSLLFAIFTFFTGLGTWLGGYLPVWLPGNTTLYQFAFFVAGGCLALSGILRGLLLPSTHARVKNAAADDVSGIQPSKPSDRPKRGQTMYFLLLLSLLIFNSGFTFGLLSPFLNVILKFRFQMEDGNISGLLALSGFFFFLGSIIMPYVVERWGSRKTFVFLFLYNMFVVALMALAMPAFVFAVLLLIRGTGFTMLNNLMDSECMSAVAEEERNLFAVMRTVSRSIGNTIASYWAGYILAGNHYSLPFLLTAVAILAGYAVYAWFVQGMLDRRLKGQS
- a CDS encoding lysoplasmalogenase, translated to MYRKLLIVAIIFSGLGYLFALSGENMTMRWILKPGTIILMIVLAATMRNAAKPYKNLIIAGLFLSAIGDSFLLLSGNQWFTFGLVAFLVAHLAYVAAFATRWRFSPFHLLALIPIMAYSFLLLRGLQEGMLAGGNAGLWIPVLVYVIVISMMIWSAVISRSWIAIAGAIIFFMSDSLLAWNMFVSSVPWAGYGVMISYYLAQFLLAASIEESKRSVISYANHHSPV
- a CDS encoding S-layer homology domain-containing protein translates to MLIIGAAALAGCVSNSTSITFRIEKGYMTVQDSVYVRYADSTVTKAVYQGTAPNLTHDDYLVNNATNKTIVSGFVTNGTVSWAPDNIQNDICRCYVIYNHDNRKLYDDWGKPTIPAVSAEVQSVSANAANAQHVDVTFAVYGAQHQLVDGLTEIFAHTNNPDVKFEINNSPSLAYESGYSKSASGGLVTFTLAPDPLNASAAQLEIANLDSFQISLKSGFKDIPINHEATAISVSDKTISTPNGITLHGNDLASDADTGDQLKIGSASAQTPGVVNLTVNNGELRIIPQSVGSTNITAVVYDTYSASARVTFNVIVEASAIPRPSGSTDPDIGPVTSAQADVSPTTGAEVKLKDRIRVTVPAGAVSAKGTVKVALVPDNQAPVANGQQALSPTFELTSTTGRTFAKPVELTFTYDAGHVVNGLRGAVYYYDEQQQRWIFIGRTQNSDGTITAYVNHFTKFAVFVYEPKMFSDMAGHWAAIYTDRLIGMKVTSGYPDHTFRPEEKVTRVQFTKMFVEALGLPISDSAITFSDNSAIPVWAKSAVVAAVKAGYIHGYEENSATLFKPDQTITRSEMAVLIAKALQTEVAPAASKAIRFKDETDIPVWAKPSVAAAVSAGILNGFEDGTFRSNNAATRAEAAAMIYKLLEALHI